In the Enterococcus saigonensis genome, one interval contains:
- a CDS encoding bifunctional folylpolyglutamate synthase/dihydrofolate synthase, with amino-acid sequence MVETGSKAIEWIHSRKPFGSRPGLERVKALLALVDHPEKKVPTIHIAGTNGKGSTVSYLREMLQEAGIVVGTFTSPYIESFHERIAVNGKFITDEELVTLVNKYQPLVEKLDQQEAVSGITEFEVLTVLALDYFVDKVDVALIEVGLGGLLDSTNIVEPMLTAITTIGYDHTEILGNTLEEIAAQKAGIIKPNIPIVTGNIADNALGVIADCATKNKAKIYRFGKEYEVTYLHPDDNWGEWFDFRNQNGKLKNLKTTLIGQHQPENAGIAIQLFELYCELNKINWREKEIKKALQQTFWPARMERLSTEPLIILDGAHNTHAMYRLVESVQNEFKGRKLHILFSALETKNVAEMLEELLKLKNAHIYLTTFDYPRAIKLDDDFVNVDEKRVSIVSLWQFGLAEILEKMDDESLLLVTGSLYFVSEVRSLLLEMGGSHAG; translated from the coding sequence ATGGTAGAAACTGGAAGTAAAGCAATTGAATGGATTCATAGCCGCAAACCTTTTGGCTCAAGACCGGGGTTAGAGCGCGTTAAAGCATTATTGGCTTTAGTTGATCATCCTGAAAAAAAAGTACCAACAATTCATATTGCCGGTACGAATGGGAAAGGATCAACCGTTAGCTATTTAAGAGAAATGTTACAAGAAGCAGGGATTGTCGTTGGCACTTTCACTTCACCATATATTGAAAGTTTCCACGAAAGAATTGCCGTTAATGGGAAATTTATCACAGATGAAGAACTAGTCACGTTAGTAAATAAATATCAGCCGTTGGTCGAAAAATTGGATCAGCAAGAAGCAGTTAGTGGCATTACAGAGTTTGAAGTTTTAACAGTTTTGGCATTGGATTACTTTGTTGATAAAGTTGATGTTGCACTTATTGAAGTAGGCTTGGGCGGACTATTAGATTCTACTAATATTGTAGAACCAATGCTAACAGCGATTACAACGATTGGTTACGATCATACCGAAATACTAGGCAACACTTTAGAAGAGATTGCGGCGCAAAAAGCAGGAATAATTAAGCCCAACATCCCGATAGTAACTGGCAATATTGCAGATAATGCCTTAGGTGTGATTGCAGATTGCGCCACAAAAAATAAAGCAAAAATCTATCGCTTTGGTAAAGAATACGAGGTCACTTATTTGCATCCAGATGATAATTGGGGTGAATGGTTTGATTTTCGTAATCAAAACGGAAAATTAAAAAACTTAAAAACAACGTTAATAGGACAACATCAACCAGAAAATGCAGGTATTGCTATTCAATTATTTGAATTATATTGCGAATTAAATAAGATTAATTGGCGGGAAAAAGAGATTAAAAAAGCCTTACAACAAACGTTTTGGCCTGCTCGGATGGAACGGCTTAGCACAGAACCTTTAATCATTTTAGATGGAGCCCATAATACGCATGCAATGTATCGCTTGGTGGAATCTGTTCAAAATGAATTCAAAGGTCGCAAACTGCATATATTGTTTTCTGCTTTAGAGACAAAAAATGTTGCGGAAATGTTAGAAGAATTATTGAAACTAAAAAATGCGCACATCTATCTAACGACTTTTGATTATCCCCGGGCAATCAAATTAGACGATGATTTTGTTAATGTAGATGAAAAACGCGTGTCAATTGTTTCTTTATGGCAATTTGGTTTAGCTGAAATTTTGGAAAAAATGGACGATGAATCTTTATTACTTGTAACAGGCTCGTTGTATTTTGTGTCAGAGGTAAGAAGTTTATTACTAGAAATGGGAGGTTCACATGCAGGTTAA
- a CDS encoding HAD family hydrolase: MQVKGVIFDMDGLIFDTEQLYYAGAQAAADDFGIPYDKTLYLELLGISDEEVIERYHEMFDGKFGEAKVTAFIAASYENTRDMFTKGMAALKPGVMELLAYLQAAKIDWIIASSNQRKVIDELLARADLTKHFSKIVSCEDVPRAKPDPAIFLAARAILGTKKSETLVLEDSQNGVLAAFQAEIPVIMIPDLLPPDEALAAKTLAVLPSLHEVKNYLS, encoded by the coding sequence ATGCAGGTTAAAGGTGTCATTTTTGATATGGACGGATTGATTTTTGATACAGAACAACTTTATTATGCTGGAGCGCAAGCAGCAGCAGATGATTTTGGAATACCTTATGATAAAACACTTTATCTTGAGTTGCTGGGTATTTCTGATGAAGAAGTAATCGAAAGATACCATGAAATGTTTGATGGAAAATTTGGGGAAGCAAAAGTGACAGCATTTATTGCAGCGTCTTATGAAAATACAAGAGATATGTTTACCAAGGGAATGGCAGCATTAAAGCCAGGGGTAATGGAGCTTTTAGCTTATTTACAAGCGGCTAAAATCGATTGGATTATCGCTTCTAGCAATCAACGCAAAGTAATTGATGAATTACTGGCTAGAGCAGATTTAACAAAACATTTTTCTAAGATTGTTTCTTGTGAAGACGTACCGCGTGCCAAACCTGATCCTGCGATATTTCTAGCTGCTCGTGCTATCCTTGGAACAAAAAAGTCAGAAACTTTAGTTTTAGAAGACTCACAAAATGGCGTTTTAGCCGCATTTCAAGCTGAAATACCGGTAATTATGATACCAGATTTGTTGCCTCCTGATGAAGCATTGGCAGCAAAAACTTTAGCTGTGCTACCTTCTTTGCACGAAGTAAAAAATTATTTGAGCTAA